GCGATGGCGGGCGGTATGCCGCCGCAGAGGGGTGCGATGTTGAACATTTCACCTGCCGCGATGCGCTTGTGCGCTTCGTCGACCGAGAGGATCACATGCGACGACGTATTGCGAAGCTCGTCGATGGTCGTGGCGGTGGTGATGTTGGCGGACACCGCGTTGTCGGGGTTCCACTCCGCGTAGGCCATGGCGTCGTGCAGGAGATACTTGCCGATCTCGTCCCACGCCGCGTCGACGTCGTCGGCGACGAAGCAGTTGGTCGCCGCGTCACGCTCGGGGATGAGGACGAAGCCGGGCTCAAATCCACTGTCGCGGCAAGCCCTTTCGTACGTTTCCCGCATTCCGGTCACCCCGCCGTTGGCAAGCAGCCCGAGACCGTTGCGTCCAGCACGCCGGGCGGTCGCTAGGCTGGCGCCGCCCCAGCTCATCATGGGACCTTTCGGCGTCCGCGGTCGTGGGGTGACTTTCATTTGCCTGCCGCCGTGTTCGACCTCCTCGCCGGCAAGGAGGCGGCGCAGCATGCCCAGCTTCTCGTCCGCCAGCTTGCCGCGGTCGGACATGGAGAGCCCGAAGTGAGCGTATTCCTCAGCACGATAGCCGATTCCGAACACGTACGTGGCTCTGCCCGCGCTGATGTGATCCAGCACGGCGATGTCCTCGGCGAGCCGCGCCGGATCGTAGAACGGCAGCAGAATCGTCAGGTTGAGCATCAGCTGCTTCGTGCGAGCGGCAATGGCCGCGCCGAGCAGCAACGGCGACGGCAGGTAACCGTCGTCTGCGTAGTGATGTTCGCACAGCACGACCGCGACACAGCCATGCTGCTCGGCCCAGGCCGACATCTCAATTGCCGCCGCGTACAACTCGGTGGCCGGCGCTCCGATGGCGGGCGCTCGCATGTCGAAGCGAAGGGTGAACATGGCTGCGGCTAACCCAGATCCCGTGCGTCGCAACCCATGACTTCGGCACTTGCCTGCATGATCAGACGAACCACTTCATTGCGTGACATGGACTTGAAAAGTTCAGACGCCATCCGGACGTCATCGCCCGTGGCGATCGTCGGTCCGTTGCCGAGATTGGCGAACGCCTCATCTACCACGCTCGCCGCGGTCACCGCGCCCGGGGGAATCTCGTCGACAGATTTGAGTCGGCCGCGTTCGAACTCCAATTGCCGCAGCGCCGGTGTGTCGGTCATGCCCAGGACCAGACCCAGGACGTCCACGCCCTTGTCGTGCAACTCCGCCCAGAGGCCCTCGGTGAAAACCATGTCGAAGGCCTTGGTGCCACCGTATGCCACCATGTTTCGGCCACCGGCGAGTGCGGCACCCGAAGTGAAGTTCACGATGCCACCTCGTCCTCGCTCGACCATGAGGCCCGCGAAGTGGTGACACAACCGCATCAGTACCAGGCAGTTGCGCTGCAGCAGAGCCT
This Mycobacterium simiae DNA region includes the following protein-coding sequences:
- a CDS encoding SDR family NAD(P)-dependent oxidoreductase; amino-acid sequence: MGDIANKYGPWALIVGASDGCGTLFAERLAQEGVNVALVARRQHLLDTVAEAVHERTGVETRTLAIDLTQADASQAIIDATADLEVGMLVYCAGGDPNYQPFLANPVSAAEALLQRNCLVLMRLCHHFAGLMVERGRGGIVNFTSGAALAGGRNMVAYGGTKAFDMVFTEGLWAELHDKGVDVLGLVLGMTDTPALRQLEFERGRLKSVDEIPPGAVTAASVVDEAFANLGNGPTIATGDDVRMASELFKSMSRNEVVRLIMQASAEVMGCDARDLG
- a CDS encoding LLM class flavin-dependent oxidoreductase; the protein is MFTLRFDMRAPAIGAPATELYAAAIEMSAWAEQHGCVAVVLCEHHYADDGYLPSPLLLGAAIAARTKQLMLNLTILLPFYDPARLAEDIAVLDHISAGRATYVFGIGYRAEEYAHFGLSMSDRGKLADEKLGMLRRLLAGEEVEHGGRQMKVTPRPRTPKGPMMSWGGASLATARRAGRNGLGLLANGGVTGMRETYERACRDSGFEPGFVLIPERDAATNCFVADDVDAAWDEIGKYLLHDAMAYAEWNPDNAVSANITTATTIDELRNTSSHVILSVDEAHKRIAAGEMFNIAPLCGGIPPAIAWPYLKRFAQLQ